A section of the Pseudanabaena mucicola str. Chao 1806 genome encodes:
- a CDS encoding serine/threonine-protein kinase, with protein MLGKTLTGRYKIIKKLGGGGFSQTFIAEDEYLPDRPCCVIKQLKPASSQIEVLEISRGLFDKEAKVLYRLGKHECIPSLLAHFEQDKEFFLAQELIEGEVLTQEIKNGVCLGEQYTIDFLTDILTTLNFVHRQQVIHRDIKPSNLIRRTSDRKIVLIDFGAVKEVSTQTISQLGHTSSLVIGSPGYMPNEQFSGKTMFASDIYAIGIIAIQALTGLLPNQIPEDPVTREFLWRDRAKVTPTLADVIDKMVRFDFRQRYQSANEVLAAIQPLSSKSLAQTIFSASSLIDDLSLVPDNSNLQNSTINNIAKSPLELLIHDISDDLEMSEDPVRAKKFICLVCTGILENDAQRLDNFSFVELLQDLYQQYPTIESLKDSLVKSVKSISVPKQRQYLIVAKTVFNIVSQFYNSSAPEVPSNIPESVNPNPQLMSQPISYQVSNLVVNAGSAQIVAPIEHSPNSQNALEEKLPDRDIYQDLPSTESQLGFTQDELSLLNSYPSVVKNADNDNADNDIYAWVAHDIDTDAQQMRLKKLLLYTYQDVWENDLRQLNSIDWVSLLKELVNFMPTFSQLNALVQEAVQRVSKPAEYSVIGNMLLAKLEPLYPDSAYPNSVEVVTPPVYQTNSSIDPSTSYEQSKAPFDPQIVHDLFDLRLELMRFTNSMRTKILLFSTLYFPFDPDRDNWQDLRNHELDGLLRQLFYAYPSFDKVEHTLWQVAQSLNESTTYEQSANYILQVIKPLYELLIAKSMHHPAEGGLLPSQDSDFTQPSVIFHKGG; from the coding sequence ATGCTCGGCAAGACCCTGACTGGGCGTTATAAGATCATCAAAAAACTTGGTGGCGGTGGCTTTAGCCAAACATTTATTGCTGAAGATGAATATCTGCCTGATCGACCTTGCTGTGTGATCAAGCAACTCAAACCTGCATCATCACAAATAGAAGTATTAGAAATTTCACGTGGACTCTTTGACAAAGAAGCTAAGGTGCTTTATCGACTTGGTAAGCATGAGTGCATCCCTAGCCTACTTGCCCACTTTGAGCAAGATAAAGAATTTTTTCTGGCACAAGAATTGATTGAAGGCGAAGTGTTGACTCAAGAAATTAAAAATGGGGTTTGTTTAGGAGAGCAGTATACGATTGATTTTCTGACTGATATTTTAACAACCTTAAACTTTGTGCATCGGCAGCAGGTCATTCATCGCGATATTAAGCCGAGTAATTTAATTCGGCGTACTAGCGATCGCAAAATTGTCTTAATTGATTTTGGCGCAGTTAAAGAGGTCAGTACTCAAACCATTAGCCAATTAGGACATACTTCGAGCTTGGTGATAGGTTCCCCTGGTTATATGCCCAATGAGCAATTTAGCGGCAAAACCATGTTTGCTAGTGATATCTATGCGATCGGTATTATTGCCATACAAGCTTTAACAGGACTATTGCCCAATCAGATTCCTGAAGATCCCGTTACTAGAGAATTTCTTTGGCGCGATCGCGCAAAAGTAACACCAACCTTAGCCGATGTCATCGACAAGATGGTGCGGTTTGATTTCCGTCAGCGCTATCAATCCGCCAATGAGGTATTAGCCGCCATCCAACCATTATCAAGCAAGTCCCTTGCTCAAACTATTTTTAGCGCATCATCTTTGATCGACGACTTATCTCTAGTTCCTGACAATTCTAATCTTCAAAATTCCACGATCAATAACATTGCAAAGAGTCCTCTCGAACTTCTCATTCATGATATTTCTGATGATCTGGAAATGAGTGAAGATCCAGTCAGAGCCAAGAAATTTATATGCCTAGTATGTACTGGCATCTTAGAGAACGATGCCCAGCGTTTAGATAACTTCAGTTTTGTGGAACTGCTTCAAGATTTATATCAGCAATATCCAACGATTGAATCATTAAAAGATAGCTTAGTTAAATCTGTAAAGTCCATCTCTGTACCGAAGCAACGCCAGTATCTTATTGTTGCTAAAACAGTCTTTAATATAGTTTCTCAATTCTACAATTCTTCAGCACCCGAAGTCCCTTCTAATATTCCAGAATCAGTCAATCCTAATCCTCAGTTAATGAGCCAACCAATTTCCTATCAAGTTAGTAACTTAGTTGTTAATGCTGGCTCCGCGCAGATAGTTGCACCCATTGAGCATTCTCCAAATAGTCAAAATGCTTTAGAAGAGAAATTGCCCGATAGAGATATCTATCAAGATTTGCCATCAACAGAGAGTCAATTGGGATTCACTCAAGATGAGTTATCGCTCCTTAATTCTTATCCTAGTGTGGTGAAAAATGCTGACAATGATAATGCTGACAATGATATTTATGCATGGGTTGCCCATGATATTGATACAGATGCTCAACAAATGCGCTTAAAAAAGCTTCTACTCTATACCTATCAAGATGTATGGGAAAACGATCTTCGTCAATTAAATAGTATCGATTGGGTAAGTTTACTAAAGGAATTAGTCAATTTTATGCCCACTTTTTCGCAATTAAATGCTTTAGTCCAAGAAGCAGTACAGAGAGTTTCTAAACCTGCGGAATACAGTGTAATTGGTAATATGTTACTTGCCAAGTTGGAACCCCTTTACCCTGATAGTGCTTACCCAAATAGTGTGGAAGTAGTTACGCCGCCTGTTTATCAAACCAATAGCTCCATAGATCCGAGTACTAGTTATGAACAATCGAAGGCTCCATTTGATCCGCAAATTGTCCATGACCTATTTGATTTGCGTTTAGAGTTAATGCGGTTTACCAACTCTATGCGAACCAAAATTTTACTATTTTCTACTCTTTATTTCCCCTTCGATCCCGATCGCGACAATTGGCAAGATTTGCGTAATCATGAGTTAGATGGTTTACTCCGACAGTTATTTTATGCCTATCCCTCCTTTGATAAAGTAGAACATACGCTCTGGCAAGTGGCGCAATCTCTTAATGAATCAACTACTTATGAACAGTCTGCTAACTACATTCTCCAAGTAATCAAACCTCTCTATGAACTGCTTATAGCCAAATCGATGCATCATCCTGCTGAAGGAGGATTGCTACCATCACAGGATAGTGATTTCACACAGCCCAGTGTCATCTTCCACAAAGGGGGATGA
- a CDS encoding pentapeptide repeat-containing protein, with the protein MEAALTPQDILRRYAKGDRDFSGINLNGIKLSGANLSRTDWLDVNLSKAYLNSTVLTFACLTRANLRGAVMMGAHLCGANLNQASLSNANLSNADLHGASLQGATLFGANLNLANLMDANLIEADLRTANLNGATLVGACLRGANLRQERAIGDQHDIMPNQKKRNIASLHGTNLAGADLRGANLSGADLHKADLRGANLQESTLNGANLSEAKLNNANMRGIFLSEANLTNAVLSGAVLHNAKLERAILIDADLNGVNLRSAVMADVKASRVQMQGADLTDAKLSRADLSRADLRGAMMVRANLIEAYLARTNLANANLTEAILNRAELSSANIVGAILMGATLPDGKIHR; encoded by the coding sequence ATGGAAGCAGCACTTACTCCTCAAGATATTTTGCGCCGTTACGCCAAAGGCGATCGCGATTTTAGTGGTATCAATCTCAATGGGATCAAACTCAGTGGTGCAAACCTAAGCCGTACTGATTGGCTAGATGTCAATTTATCCAAAGCCTATCTCAATAGTACCGTTTTAACCTTTGCGTGTCTCACCCGCGCTAATTTACGCGGAGCCGTGATGATGGGCGCACATCTGTGCGGGGCTAATCTCAATCAAGCCAGTCTCAGTAATGCCAATCTATCCAATGCCGATCTGCATGGTGCAAGCCTTCAAGGTGCAACTCTATTTGGCGCTAATCTCAATTTGGCAAACTTAATGGATGCGAACTTGATTGAAGCCGATCTGCGAACAGCTAATTTAAATGGAGCAACTCTAGTCGGCGCGTGTCTTAGAGGCGCAAACCTGAGACAAGAAAGAGCTATTGGCGATCAGCATGACATTATGCCTAATCAAAAAAAGCGCAATATCGCCAGTCTGCATGGTACTAATTTAGCTGGAGCTGACCTGCGGGGAGCAAATTTATCTGGTGCAGATTTACATAAAGCTGACCTGCGGGGAGCGAATCTCCAAGAATCAACTCTCAATGGGGCAAATCTCAGTGAGGCAAAGTTAAATAACGCTAATATGCGGGGTATATTTTTGAGCGAGGCAAATCTCACTAATGCTGTGCTGTCAGGTGCAGTTTTACATAATGCGAAGTTAGAACGCGCTATCCTAATCGATGCCGATCTTAATGGGGTAAACTTGCGAAGTGCAGTCATGGCGGATGTCAAAGCAAGTCGTGTTCAGATGCAGGGAGCGGATCTAACTGATGCCAAGCTTTCTCGCGCTGATCTGAGTCGTGCCGATCTACGAGGCGCAATGATGGTCAGGGCAAATCTGATTGAGGCTTATTTAGCAAGGACAAACTTAGCTAATGCGAATTTAACAGAAGCAATTCTCAACCGAGCCGAACTCAGCAGTGCCAATATTGTCGGCGCAATTCTCATGGGTGCAACGCTACCTGATGGGAAAATTCATAGATAA
- the bchI gene encoding magnesium chelatase ATPase subunit I, with protein MIATPIKPTVTTRRPVFPFTAVIGQEEMKLALLLNVIDPKIGGVMVMGDRGTGKSTTVRALADLLPEIEVVADDPFSSHPTDGDLQSEEVRQRIANGEKLPVTTKQVIMVDLPLGATEDRVCGTIDIEKALSEGVKAFEVGLLAKANRGILYIDEVNLLDDHLVDVLLDSAASGWNTVEREGISIRHPARFVLVGSGNPEEGELRPQLLDRFGMYAEIKTARDPELRLQIVENRTTFDNNPHAFLAEKADQQSEKQAQIVRAQQILNEVNIERDLRLKISTVCADLNIDGLRGDIVTTRAAKAYAASEGRKEVEVDDIKAVIGLCLRHRLRKDPLESIDSGYKVLKTFNQVFGIEEE; from the coding sequence TTGATTGCAACTCCCATTAAACCAACTGTAACGACAAGACGACCTGTATTTCCTTTCACCGCCGTGATCGGACAGGAAGAGATGAAGCTCGCCCTGTTGCTCAACGTCATCGATCCTAAAATCGGTGGAGTCATGGTAATGGGCGATCGCGGTACGGGCAAATCCACCACCGTTCGCGCCCTTGCCGACCTCCTACCTGAAATTGAAGTTGTTGCCGATGATCCCTTTAGCAGCCATCCTACCGATGGTGACTTACAAAGCGAAGAAGTCCGCCAACGCATTGCTAATGGTGAAAAACTACCTGTGACTACGAAGCAAGTAATCATGGTGGACTTACCTCTCGGTGCAACAGAAGACCGTGTTTGCGGCACAATTGACATCGAAAAAGCACTATCCGAAGGGGTCAAAGCCTTTGAAGTCGGTCTACTTGCTAAGGCAAATCGTGGCATTCTCTACATTGATGAAGTTAACCTCCTCGACGATCACCTCGTTGATGTATTGCTAGACTCGGCAGCCTCTGGTTGGAATACCGTTGAGCGTGAAGGGATTTCGATTCGCCACCCTGCCCGATTTGTGCTAGTTGGTTCAGGCAACCCCGAAGAAGGCGAGTTACGTCCCCAGTTACTCGATCGCTTTGGGATGTATGCCGAAATTAAGACCGCCCGCGATCCTGAACTGCGCTTGCAAATTGTAGAAAATCGCACCACCTTTGATAACAATCCCCATGCATTTCTAGCCGAAAAAGCTGATCAACAATCTGAAAAGCAGGCCCAGATTGTGAGAGCACAGCAAATTCTGAATGAGGTCAATATTGAGCGGGATCTCCGTTTGAAAATCTCCACAGTTTGTGCTGATCTAAATATTGATGGTTTGCGTGGTGATATTGTGACCACCCGTGCAGCAAAGGCTTATGCAGCTTCGGAAGGACGAAAAGAAGTAGAAGTAGATGATATCAAAGCAGTAATTGGTCTTTGTCTGCGTCATCGTCTCCGCAAAGATCCTCTGGAATCAATTGATTCAGGATACAAAGTTCTCAAAACCTTCAACCAAGTATTTGGCATCGAGGAAGAATAA
- a CDS encoding MerR family transcriptional regulator: MLKIGDFSKLSQVSIKALRLYDEMGLLKPISVDHFTGYRFYSVSQLPRLHRILAFKDLGFSLEQILQLLNEEISIEQMRGMLRIKQADLQQLIEEEQARLIRVAARLRQIEQENVMSDYEVIIKKSEPITVASIREILPNYFAITQLFQELYQFLGQQGITKFGYDAAIWHDLGYKESDVDAEAVLAVPSGTKGNDRIKVYELQGYEAIACVVHHGSYQDFPKAYEHLLTWIENNGYRCIGANREFYIQGGSEFDNESYITEIQFPVERV, encoded by the coding sequence ATGCTCAAGATTGGAGATTTTTCTAAGCTCAGTCAGGTGTCTATTAAGGCGCTACGCCTCTACGACGAAATGGGATTGCTTAAGCCAATCTCAGTCGATCATTTTACGGGTTATCGCTTTTACTCAGTCAGTCAATTACCTAGATTACATCGCATCCTTGCCTTCAAAGATTTGGGATTCTCTTTAGAGCAAATTTTGCAATTGCTAAATGAAGAGATTTCTATCGAACAGATGCGCGGTATGTTGCGGATCAAGCAAGCTGATTTGCAGCAACTAATTGAAGAGGAACAAGCAAGACTGATTAGAGTAGCCGCCCGACTTAGACAAATTGAACAGGAGAATGTTATGTCTGATTACGAAGTTATCATTAAAAAAAGTGAACCAATTACTGTTGCTTCAATTCGCGAGATTTTGCCCAATTATTTTGCGATCACGCAACTGTTTCAAGAGTTGTATCAATTTCTCGGTCAGCAAGGCATTACTAAGTTTGGCTATGATGCTGCCATCTGGCATGACCTTGGTTACAAGGAAAGTGATGTGGATGCTGAGGCTGTCTTAGCTGTGCCATCAGGTACTAAAGGTAATGACCGTATTAAGGTCTATGAATTGCAAGGCTATGAGGCGATCGCCTGTGTAGTTCATCATGGCAGTTATCAAGATTTTCCAAAGGCTTATGAGCATTTGTTAACTTGGATTGAGAACAATGGCTATCGCTGCATCGGTGCAAACCGTGAGTTCTATATTCAAGGTGGTTCTGAATTTGATAACGAATCATATATTACGGAGATTCAGTTCCCTGTAGAAAGGGTCTAA
- the pyk gene encoding pyruvate kinase, with translation MAIPQHLTKIVATIGPASRSPNVFRRMVEAGITVARLNFSHGSYADHAKTITMIREVSEELDVPITILQDLQGPKIRVGELPPTGIKLIEGNSITLIPIDPNQTSDHHYADSITIDYPYVAEEATIGTQILLADGIFELKVTGLEGNAVHCEVIKGGILTSHKGVNFPSLNLRLPSMTEKDQQDLAFGLAQGVDWISLSFVRQAADVKLLKSLIAEHGKTDVSIIAKIEKPQAIANLEEIIAVVDGIMVARGDLGVEMPPERVPMIQKHIIRRCNEVGIPVITATQMLESMIQNPRPTRAEASDVANAIMDGTDAVMLSGESAVGNYPVQAVEMMTRIASQVETDASFINYPASRTDEVHAISEALHAISDVIDFHCIVAFTASGYTAILASKERLKIPIIALTPSINVYHRLNLVWGVKPLLLDQEVNSFEMVIQQVESYLIGRNLASQGDRVLIVGGIPMGVQGGTNFLKIHILS, from the coding sequence ATGGCAATTCCTCAGCATTTAACCAAGATTGTTGCCACAATTGGACCAGCAAGCCGATCCCCTAACGTATTTCGCAGAATGGTAGAGGCGGGGATCACCGTCGCGAGATTGAATTTCTCCCATGGCAGCTATGCAGACCATGCCAAGACTATTACAATGATTCGAGAAGTATCGGAAGAATTGGATGTTCCGATCACAATTTTACAAGATTTACAGGGACCCAAAATTCGCGTTGGTGAGCTACCTCCAACTGGGATCAAGCTGATTGAAGGTAATTCGATTACACTCATTCCCATAGATCCAAACCAGACAAGCGATCACCATTATGCAGATTCCATCACAATTGATTATCCATACGTTGCTGAAGAAGCGACGATTGGCACTCAAATTCTCTTAGCTGATGGTATTTTTGAACTCAAGGTCACTGGGCTTGAAGGTAATGCTGTGCATTGCGAAGTCATTAAAGGCGGCATCCTCACGAGTCATAAAGGCGTAAACTTTCCCAGTTTAAATTTACGGTTGCCTTCTATGACCGAAAAAGATCAACAGGATCTCGCATTTGGTCTAGCACAGGGTGTGGATTGGATTTCGTTAAGCTTTGTCCGCCAAGCCGCAGATGTCAAGCTACTTAAATCCTTGATCGCAGAACATGGAAAGACCGATGTATCGATTATCGCCAAGATCGAAAAACCACAGGCGATCGCTAATCTAGAAGAAATCATTGCTGTAGTCGATGGCATCATGGTGGCAAGGGGTGATTTAGGTGTAGAAATGCCTCCAGAGCGAGTGCCCATGATTCAGAAGCATATCATTCGTCGTTGCAATGAAGTTGGCATTCCTGTGATTACGGCAACCCAAATGCTAGAAAGCATGATCCAAAATCCACGTCCAACTAGAGCCGAGGCAAGTGATGTCGCCAATGCAATTATGGATGGGACAGATGCTGTCATGCTCTCAGGGGAATCAGCAGTAGGAAACTATCCTGTGCAGGCTGTAGAGATGATGACAAGGATTGCTTCTCAAGTTGAAACGGATGCTTCATTTATCAATTATCCTGCATCTAGAACTGATGAAGTCCATGCCATTAGTGAAGCACTCCATGCTATTTCGGATGTGATCGACTTTCATTGTATTGTGGCTTTTACCGCTAGTGGCTATACTGCAATTCTGGCATCAAAGGAACGGCTGAAGATCCCGATTATTGCCCTCACTCCCAGCATTAATGTGTACCATCGTCTTAATTTAGTTTGGGGAGTTAAGCCTCTGTTATTAGATCAAGAAGTAAATTCCTTTGAAATGGTAATCCAACAGGTAGAGTCCTATTTAATCGGAAGGAATTTAGCATCTCAAGGCGATCGCGTTTTGATTGTGGGAGGTATTCCTATGGGTGTGCAAGGTGGCACAAACTTCCTGAAGATTCATATCTTGTCATGA